Part of the Flagellimonas eckloniae genome, AGTGTGCAAAAATACAACAAGACCCAGCATTACATCGATTTGCATGAATATTTTTCCAAATCCGGCGTTAAACTATTACACATACCCACAGTCTAATGCTAAAATCCCGAATCATGAAAAGCTCAATTTTCGCCGTTTTTCTTTTTAGTTTTTTGTTCTGGAACTGCTCTGATTCAGGAGACGGAAATGGAGAAATCATTGATGACCCCATTATTGGAGATCTTTACTTCCCTCCTTCCCAATCCGTAGAATGGGAAACATTCTCTATTGAAGAATTGGAATGGAACGCAAGTGCGGAACAAGACCTTTTTGATTTTTTGGATGAAAAGGACACCAAAGCGTTTATCATTTTAAAGGATGGCAAAATGGTTGTGGAATGGTATTTTGATGACCACACCCAAAATACGAGCTGGTATTGGGCATCCGCAGGAAAAACCTTGACCGCATTTACTGTAGGTTTGGCTCAAGAAGATGGCATTTTGGATATCGACGATAAAACTTCGGACTATTTGGGTGAAGGCTGGACAGATACCCCATTGGAAAAAGAAAACTTGATTACCATTTGGCATCAATTGACCATGACAAGCGGTATGGATGATGTGCAATTTGATTGTGTTACATCCGATTGCCTTACCTATATTGCTGATGCCGGCACACGTTGGGCATACCATAATGGCCCCTATACCCTTCTGCAAAGTGTTGTTTCCAGTGCTTCCGGAATGGAATGGAAAGATTACTTTAATGCAGAACTACGGGATAAAATTGGAATGGACGGGTTTTGGTTGACCACAAACGGCTCCAATAATGTTTTCTTTAGTACTGCCCGCAGTATGGCTCGCTTTGGATTGCTAAATTTAAATAACGGAAAATGGGATGAGGAAACTATTTTAGGGGATGCAGACTATCTGTCAGAGATGAAAAATACCTCCCAAAATCTCAATCAATCCTATGGATACCTCTGGTGGCTAAATGGAAAGGGAAGTTATAGGGCACCATCTTTACAAATAGAGTTCCAAGGTGAACTGATTCCCAATGCACCCTCCGACACTTATGCCGGACTTGGCAAGAATGACCAAAAACTATTCATTGTTCCAAGCCAAGGTTTAGTCATTGCCCGAATGGGGGAAGATGCTGGTGAAGGTCTATTG contains:
- a CDS encoding serine hydrolase domain-containing protein encodes the protein MKSSIFAVFLFSFLFWNCSDSGDGNGEIIDDPIIGDLYFPPSQSVEWETFSIEELEWNASAEQDLFDFLDEKDTKAFIILKDGKMVVEWYFDDHTQNTSWYWASAGKTLTAFTVGLAQEDGILDIDDKTSDYLGEGWTDTPLEKENLITIWHQLTMTSGMDDVQFDCVTSDCLTYIADAGTRWAYHNGPYTLLQSVVSSASGMEWKDYFNAELRDKIGMDGFWLTTNGSNNVFFSTARSMARFGLLNLNNGKWDEETILGDADYLSEMKNTSQNLNQSYGYLWWLNGKGSYRAPSLQIEFQGELIPNAPSDTYAGLGKNDQKLFIVPSQGLVIARMGEDAGEGLLGPSSFDNELWEKLNAFIQ